From the Montipora capricornis isolate CH-2021 chromosome 2, ASM3666992v2, whole genome shotgun sequence genome, one window contains:
- the LOC138035185 gene encoding uncharacterized protein: MVWSTYDNSRFKKTFRVTRQTFCYILENIRQDITKDQLTQMPISPECRLAICLYRLGRGDYLYTIAKLFGVGLATIHVIVKEVCEAIVKNLWKKAVTNHFPTSEQDFTEVMVDMNQLWQFPWCWGAIDGVRIPIQCPPSGEEACKEYHNFKNFFSIVMMAIVDAAARFMWVSVGFPGNSHDSIIFQSTQLWSDITEKKVIPEISQNIQGTDIYPLILGDSAFPFRIWLMKPYSNAVLSAEQHYFNYRLSRARMVSERAFGQLKSRCRRDKKSTSRQILGRERRAVICQH; encoded by the coding sequence ATGGTGTGGTCAACTTATGACAATTCAAGATTCAAGAAAACCTTTCGTGTGACGCGCCAAACGTTTTGCTATATACTAGAGAATATCAGGCAGGATATCACAAAGGATCAGCTGACTCAAATGCCAATTTCTCCAGAGTGTAGATTAGCAATATGTCTTTATCGGCTTGGGAGGGGTGATTACCTGTACACAATAGCAAAATTGTTTGGCGTTGGGCTAGCAACTATCCATGTCATTGTTAAGGAAGTCTGCGAGGCAATCGTTAAAAACTTATGGAAGAAGGCAGTGACAAATCATTTCCCAACTTCTGAACAGGATTTTACAGAAGTCATGGTAGACATGAACCAGCTTTGGCAATTTCCTTGGTGTTGGGGAGCAATTGATGGTGTCCGCATCCCAATTCAGTGCCCACCTAGTGGAGAGGAAGCTTGCAAAGAGTACCAtaactttaaaaactttttctcaattgttatgATGGCCATTGTCGATGCTGCAGCAAGATTCATGTGGGTCAGCGTAGGTTTTCCAGGTAACTCACATGACTCGATTATTTTTCAGTCTACACAGCTATGGAGTGATATCACGGAAAAGAAAGTGATCCCCGAAATATCACAGAACATTCAAGGAACAGACATTTATCCTTTGATTCTAGGGGATTCAGCTTTCCCTTTTCGTATTTGGTTGATGAAACCTTACTCCAATGCTGTTCTGAGTGCTGAACAGCACTATTTTAACTACCGCCTCAGCAGGGCAAGGATGGTATCAGAAAGGGCTTTTGGCCAGCTGAAGAGTCGATGCAGAAGAGATAAGAAAAGCACTTCTCGACAAATTTTGGgaagagaaagaagagcagTAATCTGTCAGCACtaa
- the LOC138035196 gene encoding uncharacterized protein encodes MPTKDNNILKFNNFHKQLAVPFVIYTDFEAITEKIHRCRPNDDKSYTEAYQKHVDCGYGYKVVCCYDDKYSKPVQIYIGEKAVYKFMEAMLKEVKYCKRMIKKEFNKPLKMTKDDKEEFQKAKECHICNKKYTDKDIRVRDHCHITGNYRGYAHQDCNLNFQLTDKIPVIFHNLRGYDSHFIMQNIGEIVKKHTYTNKKGEEIQMNLNAIPNNMEKYMAFMLGNHLTFIDSFQFMSSSLDKLVSNLPRESLKYTSQEFQDDKLSLMAQKGVYPYDYMDSFDKFNKKLPSKKDFYSILNDEHITDDQYKHAQNVWNTFNLKNIGEYHDLYLKSDILLLADVFENFRKTCLQYYKLDPCHYFTSPGLSWDAMLKMTNIKLELMTDVNMFQFIEKGMRGGISYIANRYGKANNKYMKKYDEKVPSKYIMYLDVNNLYGHSMSQYLPTGGFRWMTEKQIDNIDLAKYKEDSEKGLILEVDLAYPEELHDLHNDYPLAPEKVKVTENMLSGYCKNIVKKYKISTGIVHKLIPTLSNKENYVLHYRNLQLYTDLNLIITKVHRVLEYNQSAWLKQYIDFNTEKSTNANNAFEKDFFKLMNNSVFGKTMENLRKRVDVRLVTDEKKLSKLTSKPTYVSSKIFNENLVAVHKIKETLTLNRPAYVGMCILDLSKTLMYDFHYNYIKQKYGSKAKLSFTDTDSLTYEIETNDVYQDFWNYKDKFDNSDYSQDSQNFDLTNKKVIGKFKDEAAGIPITEFVGLRSKMYSYMKDNHKGGKTAKGIKKNIIKNNITHENYKNVLFNNEQMHHTMKTIRSNKHQLGSYELNKVSLSCFDDKRYIHNNGVTSFAYGHYKINTLK; translated from the coding sequence atgccaacaaaagacaacaacatattaaaattcaataatttccataaacagttGGCTGTTCCATTTGTAATTTATACAGACTTTGAAGCTATAACTGAAAAAATTCATAGATGCCGACCTAATGATGATAAATCATATACAGAAGCATATCAGAAGCATGTagactgtggttatggatataAGGTCGTTTGTTGTTATGATGACAAATACAGtaaaccagtacaaatttacaTAGGTGAAAAAGCCGTTTACAAATTCATGGAAGCTATGTTGAAGGAAGTCAAATATTGCAAAAGAATGATCAAAAAAGAATTCaacaaaccattaaaaatgacaaaagatGATAAAGAGGAATTTCAAAAAGCTAAAGAATGTCAtatttgtaataaaaaatatactgaTAAGGACATTCGAGTTCGAGATCACTGTCATATAACTGGTAACTATAGAGGATACGCTCATCAAGATTGTAATCTGAATTTCCAGTTGACTGATAAGATACCTGTAATATTTCATAATCTGCGTGGATACGACAGCCATTTTATAATGCAAAATATTGGTGAGATAGTTAAAAAGCATACATATACAAATAAGAAAGGAGAGGAGATACAGATGAATCTTAATGCCATACCTAACAACATggaaaagtatatggctttcatgcttggcAATCATCTTACCTTCATTGATAGTTTCCAATTTATGAGCTCAAGTCTTGATAAACTAGTGAGCAACCTACCAAGAGAATCATTAAAATATACCTCACAAGAATTTCAAGATGATAAACTTAGTTTGATGGCACAAAAAGGGGTCTACCCTTACGATTATATGGATAGTTTTGATAAATTCAATAAAAAGCTACCATCAAAAAAAGACTTTTATAGCATCTTAAATGATGAACATATAACAGATGATCAatacaaacatgctcaaaatgtatggaacacttttaatttgaaaaatataGGTGAGTACCATGACTTATATCTCAAATCTGACATACTTCTGTTAGCTGATGTATTCGAAAACTTTCGAAAGACCTGTCTACAATACTACAAACTAGACCCCTGTCATTATTTTACATCTCCCGGTTTATCTTGGGACGCTATGTTAAAGATGACCAATATCAAATTAGAACTGATGACTGATGTCAatatgtttcaattcattgaaaaaggCATGCGTGGAGGTATCAGTTACATAGCTAATCGATACGGTAAAGCCaacaataaatacatgaaaaaatatGATGAGAAGGTGCCCTCAAAGTATATTATGTATCTAGACGTTAATAATCTTTATGGTCACAGTATGTCTCAATACCTACCAACTGGTGGATTCAGATGGATGACTGAGAAACAGATAGACAATATAGACTTAGCCAAGTATAAAGAAGACAGCGAGAAAGGTTTGATACTAGAAGTCGACCTAGCATATCCAGAAGAACTAcatgatttgcataatgactaCCCACTAGCACCGGAAAAGGTTAAAGTAACTGAAAATATGTTGTCTGGGTATTGTAAAAACatcgtgaagaaatataaaatatcGACTGGTATAGTTCATAAATTGATACCAACattaagcaataaagaaaaCTATGTTCTTCATTACAGaaacctacaattgtacactGATCTTAATTTGATTATAACTAAAGTCCATCGAGTACTAGAGTATAATCAGTCCGCATGGTTGAAGCAATATATTGACTTTAACACTGAGAAAAGCACTAATGCCAAtaatgcttttgaaaaagatttCTTTAAACTTATGAATAATTCCGTATTtgggaaaacaatggaaaatttacGTAAGCGTGTTGATGTAAGACTCGTCACGGATGAGAAAAAACTGTCAAAATTAACATCAAAACCTACTTATGTCAGTAGCAAAATATTCAATGAAAATTTAGTAGCAGTacataaaatcaaagaaacacttaccctaaacaggccggcatatgtgggtatgtgtatTTTGGATCTAAGCAAGAcgttaatgtatgattttcattataactacataaaacaaaaatacggcAGCAAAGCAAAATTATCATTCACCGACACCGATAGTCTTACATATGAAATAGAAACCAATGATGTgtatcaagacttttggaattataaagacaaattcgataACAGTGATTATTCACAAGATTCACAAAATTTCGAtttgacaaataaaaaagtaatcggtaaattcaaagatgaggcAGCAGGCATACCGATAACCGAATTCGTCGGATTGAGAtcgaaaatgtattcatatatgaaagacaatCACAAAGGTGGAAAAACTGCAAAGGGAATCAAAAAAAATATAATCAAAAATAACATAActcatgaaaattataaaaatgtaCTATTTAATAACGAACAAATGCatcatacaatgaaaacaatcagAAGCAATAaacatcaacttggaagctacGAACTAAACAAAGTGTCATTATCTTGCTTTGATGACAAGCGGTATATTCACAACAATGGCGTCACCAGTTTCGCTTATGGTCACTACAAAATCAACACActaaaataa